In bacterium, the DNA window GGATTGTTCATTCGAGTCCTTCCTTCGGCCGCACCGCTGCCGGCCGTTCTTCGTCCGCCCATGTCCTGCGGCGGATGGGGTGGAGCGGGCGACGGGGTTCGAACCCGCGACTCCAAGCTTGGGAAGCTTGTACTCTACCAGCTGAGCTACGCCCGCCCAATCGGCCGCTTGGTGCCAATTGGGGGCATCATAGCGTCGGCGGGGGAGAAGTCAATATGGAGGGGGCGTCAATCGGCGCGAAACGCGCGGATCGGCGGAGGCAAGCCTGTCAACTGGTCTCGTGAGCAAGACCTTGCTGGTTGTGGTACCTGTCAACTGGTCTCGTGAACGAAACCTTGCCCGTTGTGGCAGTTGAGATGCCTGCCGTCCTGCTGGACCTGCGCGTGCGCGCGGGTCTGTGCCTTGCATTTTTCGCCGTCGCCGCCTATAGTTCGGCGCCGCACGCAGAAGAAGGAGTATCCGGATGCCGATCTACGAGTACCAGTGCGATTCGTGCGGTGCCCAGCGGGAGGTCTTCGTGAGGTCCACCGACGCGCCCCGGCCGAGCTGCCCGTCCTGCCGCAAACGGATGCGCCGCGTGATCTCCCAGACCGCGTTCGTCCTCAAGGGGTCCGGATGGTACGTCACGGACTACCCGAGCGAGGCGCGCAAGAAGGGGATGGACGCGGAGAAACTTCCGGCCGCGGCGCCCGCGGCGGCCGCGGAAGCGAAGAAGAAGGAGCCGGCGAAGCCGGCTGCGCCGGCCGCCCCGGCCGCGCAGGGCGGGGCCAGGGGCCGCAGGAAGAAGCCGTAGCTGGAGCCCCCCGTGAGCCAGCCGCGGCATCCGAACCACCCGCAGCGCCCGCGCCGCGCGCCCGCCTTCGGCGATCTGCAGGCCTCCGAGCTGTTCTGCCCGCGCTGCCAGGCCTCGCGGCCGGTGCGCGAGCGGCTCCTGCTCGTGCTCCCCGACGGCGAGCTGCTCGAGTACCGCTGCGCGGCCTGCGGCACGTCGCTCGGCACCCGCAAGGTCACCGCCCGTCCCCCGGGACGTCTCTCACTGCCCTAGCCCGGATTATTCATCAGGCATGTA includes these proteins:
- a CDS encoding zinc ribbon domain-containing protein, which translates into the protein MPIYEYQCDSCGAQREVFVRSTDAPRPSCPSCRKRMRRVISQTAFVLKGSGWYVTDYPSEARKKGMDAEKLPAAAPAAAAEAKKKEPAKPAAPAAPAAQGGARGRRKKP
- a CDS encoding cytoplasmic protein, with protein sequence MSQPRHPNHPQRPRRAPAFGDLQASELFCPRCQASRPVRERLLLVLPDGELLEYRCAACGTSLGTRKVTARPPGRLSLP